The following proteins are encoded in a genomic region of Maylandia zebra isolate NMK-2024a linkage group LG1, Mzebra_GT3a, whole genome shotgun sequence:
- the LOC143416511 gene encoding uncharacterized protein LOC143416511: MDSNRRVCTRISVILLLLAHIATAAVLSRNIQTTNSSLDCTNDFDELMLCQLELQNCTEYSLTLQSVDGKKNCFLQQCGTGQCCCSFRLILVLGETHTATIWKDGNVMESKVFSVTESSLMTPAGKGSSVPSENSWALCSPII, from the exons ATGGATTCAAATAG acGAGTCTGCACCAGGATCTCTGTTATCTTGCTTCTTTTAGCACACATCGCGACTGCAGCAGTTCTCTCTA GAAATATTCAGACAACTAACTCCAGTCTTGACTGTACCAACGACTTTGACGAGCTGATGTTGTGTCAGCTGGAGCTACAAAACTGCACTGAGTACAGTTTGACTCTCCAGAGTGTAGACGG TAAGAAGAATTGCTTTTTACAACAGTGTGGCACTGGACAATGTTGTTGCTCCTTTCGACTGATACTCGTGCTTGGAGAAACTCACACAGCAACTATCTGGAAAGATGGCAACGTCATGGAGTCAAAAGTTTTCAGTGTCACAGAGAGCA GTTTGATGACCCCTGCGGGGAAAGGCTCATCAGTGCCATCTGAGAACTCCTGGGCTCTCTGTTCCCCGATTATATAG